From a single Gammaproteobacteria bacterium genomic region:
- a CDS encoding Rpn family recombination-promoting nuclease/putative transposase, whose protein sequence is MQDPVLKKIFAIPAMVELLARRYRSDLASRIDFSTITELPNELLSEQLDKRFPDMLFIANRRGESGKVLFHIEFQATSDVEMPLRSLIYAGLAVQKLRRHFRDLGESRALVVVSMVLYHGAGPWYAPVAVEDLVPGLTEYVLVRPEAVDPGCARVEDIPALLLGLLVPGQTTRQLGRRLDALARALESSANPQLRERIARQLRGVLASMYDHPLLKEPSRMATMLEVFTEARDADRASAHNEGRNEGRLQGQARVVARQATRRFGPETARRLSHLLAGVTDMDRLDGVAEAVIDCGGGGEFLARVEALLKASPTQTDMRLPRSDFMNSG, encoded by the coding sequence ATGCAGGATCCCGTCCTCAAGAAGATCTTCGCGATTCCCGCAATGGTCGAGCTCCTCGCACGAAGATACCGCTCAGACCTGGCCTCCCGGATCGATTTCTCCACGATCACGGAGCTGCCCAACGAACTCCTCTCCGAACAGCTCGACAAGCGCTTCCCAGATATGCTCTTCATCGCCAACCGCCGCGGCGAGAGCGGGAAGGTCTTGTTCCACATCGAGTTCCAGGCCACGTCCGATGTGGAAATGCCCCTTCGCAGTCTGATCTACGCCGGCCTCGCCGTCCAGAAGCTCCGCAGGCACTTCCGCGATCTCGGCGAGTCGCGCGCGCTCGTAGTCGTTTCGATGGTACTCTACCACGGAGCCGGTCCATGGTACGCGCCAGTGGCGGTGGAGGATCTTGTGCCGGGCCTCACCGAGTACGTGCTCGTCCGGCCGGAAGCCGTCGATCCCGGTTGCGCGCGCGTGGAGGACATCCCGGCCCTGCTATTGGGTCTTCTCGTGCCAGGACAGACGACCAGGCAGCTGGGGCGCAGGCTTGACGCCCTCGCGCGCGCCCTGGAGTCGAGCGCCAACCCGCAGCTCCGCGAACGGATCGCCCGGCAGCTCCGGGGCGTGTTAGCTTCGATGTACGACCACCCCCTGCTGAAGGAGCCAAGTCGGATGGCCACCATGCTCGAAGTCTTCACCGAGGCCCGCGACGCGGACCGGGCGAGTGCCCACAACGAGGGACGCAACGAGGGACGCTTGCAAGGCCAGGCGCGAGTGGTCGCGCGCCAAGCGACGCGGCGGTTCGGTCCCGAGACGGCACGGCGTCTCTCGCATTTGCTCGCCGGTGTCACCGACATGGACCGGCTGGACGGCGTGGCGGAGGCCGTCATCGACTGCGGTGGGGGCGGCGAGTTCCTCGCTCGGGTTGAGGCACTGCTCAAGGCCTCGCCTACTCAGACAGACATGCGCCTGCCAAGGAGTGATTTCATGAACTCGGGGTGA